The Panthera tigris isolate Pti1 chromosome E3, P.tigris_Pti1_mat1.1, whole genome shotgun sequence genome segment GCCCAGGGCCCGAGCCTGGCCAGCAGCAGTCCCGCGTCGCGCTACCAAACCTTACAGGGAAACGGCGCTTTCCCAAGCTGGTCTCCCAAAATGACAGAACAGGGTGTCGGAGCCCGTGAGAGAAGCTCCGCACGGAGCCGCCGAGTTGTGGGGAGCGCTGCCCGCCCTGTCACTTCCATTTCCCTCGCTCTGCAACAAGAACTGCAcgcccgtggggggggggggggggcaggcgcCCTTCTGGGGTCTCGAGCGCCCCCGCGACCAAGTATAGCAAGGCTGCTGCTTCTGCAAGCTCCCAGGGCAAGGACTCAGGGCCGCATATCCCGCCGGCAGTGAGCCCTGGGTGAGGGAGGCGACACTGTGGTCCTGGCGGCCCCTCCGCCCGCGCTCAGGAGGCCGGGAAGGGGACACGCTCCCCCGCGGCACGGGCCCCGCCGGCAGGGGGCGCGCGGCCCGGGGGGACGCGGATGCGCATGCGCCAGGCGGGTCGCTTTCCGGCAGCGTGGCGGAACAGTCCCGCAGTTTCGCGCCGCTTGGCGACGTCGGCGCCCCGCGCCCAGCCGCAGTACGGCCGCCATGGCGTCGCTCTTCAGCGGGGTGCTGCAGCTGACAGACCTGGATGACTTCATCGGACCGTCTCAGGTGGGGCGGCCCGGGTCGGTGGCGGCCGTgcctggcggggggtgggggaggactcCCCTCCGCTCGGTTTCTTTCCCTGAAAAACGAGATCGGAACCCAGACTCCCCGCCCGCGTCCCCCCGGGCCTCTGGCGCTCGGGCTAGCTTCCTACCGATGGGGACCCGAGGCCAGGGATGGAGGCGCCCCGAGCCGGGTTCCTGTGccgcgaggcgaggcgaggccaGGTCACCAGCCCGCAGCGCCCAATAGGACAAGTAGTTTCGGGTCATCACGCTGTCCTCGGCGCGACCGGGGGACGGGAGTGCCGAGCGGGCAGCAGGaagcgggagggagccgggcagTGGCGGGCTCAGGACTGAGGCCGGACGAACCTGTCCGCTTACTCTGGTAGACGGGGGCGGGGAATGATCCCATCTCAGTTTGGAAGGCAGGGGAGTAGGTCCCTTGGAATCACCTAccgtgacggggggggggggggcggtggtcgTCCTAGGTGCtggtttggggaggaagaccgAGCTTGCCCCTAAAGGGGACAGGTCAGGTACACTTGGAAGCGGGAGGCGGCCTTCTCCGGTGTAGCTGCCTATCAACTGCACCAGCTGCGCAGGAcacacaggggtgggagggggagggcatgGGGCTGGTCACAGCTCCGAGGTCAGGGATGAGCTTGtacagggccccccccccccaccagggctTTCTGGGGCTGATCATCTCTGGGAAGGGAATGGCCAGAGAGACTCTGTAGTGACAGCGAGAAAGGGCAAGAACTCGaagttgaagagaaaaagaacatttcacTGGGCAAGGCGGGGACTCCAAGTGTTCCTGGAGCGATGCAGAAATGGTGATTCCTGGGCGTCCTCTTGGTAGCCAGGGTAACACTGCCTCTCCATGTGTGGCCACGCCTTCGGTTTGTGCTGAACAGGGTAAAGGTCAGGGCTGGTGGTGCCCGCAGGCACGTTAGTGTGTAGGCCCAGCCAAGGCCGCCTTCCCCTGACTGAGCTGCAGAGTAGGCCTCAGTGCTGGCAGGGGTTAGAACGTGTGCCCCTGTGCAAGCAGGGTGACAGCTGTATTGCCATGACTGCTGCTGTGGCAGGAAGAGAGTCGGGAAGCACCCCTGTCCCATGTGGTGGTGCCCCTCCTCTTCGGTAACCTCCACACACTCGGGCCCCCACTTGGggtctcttcctggtacaggatTGCATCAAGCCCATGAAGGTGGATAAGAGGTCGGGAAGCGGCGTGGCCAAGATCCACATCGAAGACGATGGCAGTTACTTCCAGGTCACTCAGGTAAGTTCCAGCCCAGATGGTCAAACACCTGTTTTTGCTGCTCCGTCCAGTCACAGGTACGGAGATCATGGGACCTTTCGCTGTCATCAGAGTGGTCAGATTCACTGTCGTCACGGCTGGGAGGGCAGAGATGGTGCCTGGGGTGGcggtggaggggcacagaggcagAACATGGAGCTGCGGGGGGGGGCTCTTTTTGCAGATGGTGGttcctgtcttcccttccctctctcccccctctgtgAGTTCTAATTCTGTAAGATTTTCCAGTTAAGGaccccctgggcggctcagttggttaagcgtctgacactctttctttttatttttttctgtttatttttgagagagagagcgaacttgagaaggggaggggcagagagagaaggagacacagaatccgaagcaacctccaggctcttaactgtcagcacggagcctgatccagggcttgaacccacaaaccgtgaggtcctgacctgagccaaagttggacacttcacagactgagccacccaggcgccccaaccaatatttaatttttaaaaattcagtggcaCACAAAGCCAGCCTCCTACCACATTGGTTGTCGGTGTTGTGAGCCAGAGAATAAAGGCTTCCTGCAGGTTCCATTATGCTGAGAGCTCGTGTCCTTGCGTAGAGGCCCTCTCAGTCCCGAGTGCTTGTGCTTTCCAGGATGGAGGGACCCGGAAGCTGGAGAAGGCCAAGATCTCGCTGGATGACTGCCTGGCATGCAGTGGCTGTGTCACCTCGGCAGAGACCGTGCTCATCACTCAGCAAAGCCACGAGGAGCTGCGGAAGGTTATAGATGCCAATAAGGTAAGCGGTGGGCGTCTTTGAGACTTTTTTAAGCTGACGTCAGCCCCAGTGTCCTTTGCTCTCGCTGCCAAGGGCAGCCCATCTGGTGCCTCCTGCCTCTTGTAGGTCTCGTCGGCAGGATGCCCGTGAATTGCTGGTCAGGATTTCACACCGGGGTGTGGGGCCCTGCGTGTACGTGGAAGCGACCCGCCCTGCCGGAGGCAGCACGCACTCCCCCCAGCGCTGGCCCCCTGGGAGTCTGTAAAACCCAGCGAGTGAGCATGTGTCCTCTGCTTTGCAGACGGCGGCCCCCGGTCAGCAGAAGCTGGTTGTCGTGTCCGTCTCGCCCCAGTCCAGGGCATCGCTGGCCGCACAGTTCGGGCTGAACCCTACAGACACCGCCAGGAAGCTGACTGCATTCTTTAAGAAAATCGGTAGGCAGCAGACCTCGCGTGTGTGCTGAGCTCAGCGTGTGCGGGGTCCAGCGAGGGGCTCCTCCGGCCTCTGACTCACTGAACTCAAACGCACCAGAAACTGTTCTGAGTTGACTTCAATACGAAGTTTGGGTTTGACAAATGAGAGCTGAGCCTTTTAAGAGGCAGCCATCTGAATCGTGGCTGTCCTCCTCCAGTCTGGAATTCCTGGAATTCTCTGGAATTTGCTCCCccttgtattgtttttaaactaTCACCCTCGAGGCCCGTTTCCCTGGTCCCCTGTCACGCTCTGGCTCCCAAAGACTTTGGTCGATCTCTGTGAGCCAGGAGCAGGCCTGGGATGACATGGGGCGGGCACAAGAGGTGTGGCCTGGCCCGGACAGCCGCTGTGCAGACAGCTGAAGCACCCCTGGAAAGTGGCGTCCCCGCTCCCAGGGGCGTGATCGGGGCCTTGCGATGTAGCCACGCTTCGTGGCGGTGAGGCGGGTGCTTGTGTTGCAGGGGTGCACTACGTGTTCGATACCTCCTTCTCGAGGAACTTCAGTCTCCTTGAGAGCCAGCGAGAGTTTGTGCAGAGATTCCGAGGACAGGCCGGCTCCCAGCAGGCCTTGCCTGTGCTCGCGTCCGCCTGCCCAGGTGTGTTCACGCTGCGGGACACGGGGGACAGGAACGCTGGGTGGGGCCACACGAGGCTTCTGCCACAATGGCCGCCTCGGCAGAAGGAGCTGCCCTGAGAGCCACCTGGGGTCACCAAGTTCCCCAAGACTCTGATCCCACAGATGCTAGAAGCACACGGCAGTGACAGCAGAGTAGGGACATTCTTTAACGGGACCAAAACTCCCCGTACAAGCCGGTGCACCCCAGAAGGTCATGCCACTCCCTGCCCAGCTGCTCAGACACCCCGTTTGTTCCCCGTGTCGGCCTCAGGCTGGATCTGCTACGCGGAGAAGACGCACGGAAGCTTCCTCATCCCCTACCTCAGCACTGTTCGGTCCCCACAGCAGGTCATGGGCTCCCTGGTCAAGGACTTCTTTGCCCAGCAGCAGGTAACAAAAATATTCCAGCTGTGAACGATTCACTGCCATTGTTCTCAAAGATGAGCCAAGACCTCCGATGTGCACATGGCCGCATGAGGAATCTCGGTCCCATCCTGGCCGCTGGCCGCCTGTGTCCCGGGCCGCGCCTGTGATGTCACCCCCCACCTTATCCTGCGGGCTCCTTTACTATCAGGTCAGGCAGCGACTTCACAGTTCCACATTTCCCTGCAGCATTTGACCCCGGACAGCATCTACCATGTGACGGTCATGCCCTGCTATGACAAAAAGCTGGAAGCTTCCAGACCAGACTTTTTCAGCCAGGACTACCAGACTCGTGATGTGGATTGTGTTGTCACCACAGGTGTGGGTCCCACGTAGTGGTATTGCCCGGGTCCTGCCCGCAGGCTCTGGCTGCAGCTGCCAGCCCCTGTGCATGAGGCAGCCGGTGGCCCTCCCCTGGGTGCCAGATCAGACCTCACGGCTGTTCCATTGTCTTGGGGGACGTGTGGCCAAAGGGCCGGGTGTTTGCTCTAAAACAGTCTGCATGAAGAGACGGGTGGGGATTCTCGTCATCCACTCTGACTCACATGGGCCAGTCACCCCATTTTTGAGTTGAGCAGCCTCACAGTCTCCCAAGtgcttaaaatacagaaaagaaaatgctcagGAACCcagacagtgggggggggggggggggggatggggggcctCCCTGCATGAACACATGCCCCTCTCCACCTCATGGGGAGCCACGACCGCACCGCGGTGGGTCCAGGGATGGGTATGTCCACCCCCCGCCACGCTgctgggagggtggagggtgggctgCGGGTCTGGGGAGCTGGCTGGCTCTTCTGAGGGTCCTCAGAAGTGGAGTCCTTCCTCGCCTCAGTGGCCAGGTTGGCCCTCCACCCATAAGCCAGGAGGTGGACATCTGGGTCTCTGGAGCTAAGGTACAGGTTGCCAGGGATGCAGATGACGTGGGTTTCCTCAGCGTTCTGTTTTGATTGAGATCTCGGCTGAAGCGCCCCTGTGCTGGGGTCTTATTGTAGGAGAAGTCTTCAAGCTGCTGGAAGAAGAAGGGGTCTCACTCTCGGAACTGGAGCCAGCCCCCCTGGACAGTCTGTAAGTCACCACCCACTGCAGCAGAGGGGAGAACGTGAATCCAGCGTCGGGGAGCTCGACGTGTGGGTTGGGGGGTTGCAGGCGCGCTGGCAAGCAGCAGCAGTGAGGGCGTGGGGGTAGACGGTCCTCAGATGGACCTCAGCTCTgcgtcccctcccttcctcttctccaccgTGACTTCCTCCTAGCCAGGTCCGCCTCCGCCCTGTCGCCGGTCTCAGTGCACACAGAGGTGGTCAAGTTCATGACATGGCCAACGGACAGTGCACTGATGGTCATCAGAGCTGTCCCAAACTTGACACACGTCTGAGCTCCCCAAATAGGTGACTCTACAGAGGAACGATTTCTCCCACCTGAGCTTCCTCTTGACACGCAGACAGAGGCCCTGGGGGTTCTGGACTCCTCTCCCATCTAGCAAGCAGCTCCCTCACATGGGAGAGACAAAAGGTCACCCGAAAGCTCCCGCTGCCACCGAGGCCATGCTCTGCTCCCCAGGTGCAGCAGTGTGTCTGCCCAGGAGCCTAGCAGCCATCGGGGCGGGGGCTCAGGGGGCTACCTGGAGCACGTGTTCCAGCACGCAGCCCGGGAGCTCTTTGGAATCCACGTGGACGAGATCACCTACAGACCCCTGAGGTCGGTGGGAAGGGCTGGAGCATGGGGACAGGGcggcaggctggggtgggggaagacccAGGGCACCAGCCCTCCTCTCCCGCTCACGTGAACCGGCCTCCCTACCCAGCGGTCCGCGTCCCTGCCCACACCACAGGGGGTGAGAGCCCCAAGGCCACGGTGGCGCGCCTGGCACAGGGTGTGTCCCGACACGATGCTCCCTTCCACGGAGGGAGGGCCGGGGGCTTTGTGCGACCTCGCCACGCCTCACGGCCATTCTTGGGAGGGAGGATCGGGACACTGAGGCCCCCTGCCTAACGGCGGAAGCGAGCTTTCTACCCTGTCCTTCCATCCCTGTCCTCCCCGTCCCTCACCGAGGAGCCGGTTAGGGGGCAGAGGTGCCTGCAGGGGCGGGTACCGAGGGAACCTGGCCTGTGCTCCCCCCAGGAACAAGGACTTCCAGGAGGTAACCCTGGAGAAGGAGGGCCAAATCGTGCTGCACTTTGCCGCGGCCTATGGCTTCCGGAACATCCAGAACCTGGTGCAGAAGCTCAAGCGAGGGCGCTGCCCGTACCATTATGTGGAGGTCATGGCCTGCCCCGCAGGTAGCTGGGGTGGGGCCCGCTTCTCCCAGAGGGCACGGGGGCCCTTTCCAGGACCAGGGCTGCGGGCAGTGTCTCACCAGGGCAGGAGGGGTGGAGGCGGAGCCCGGGGGTCAGGAGGCTCAGGAGGGCCGGTGTTGGGAAGGGGTCGTGCTGTGCTtcccaacccccttcccccattccccGGTATAGGCATCCTCCCTGTCACCGTGCGCTCACCTGTCTTGCTCTGCTACAGGCTGCTTGAACGGCGGAGGCCAGCTCAAGGCCCCCAACACGCCCGGCAAGGAGCTTCTCCAGCGTGTGGAGACGCTGTATAGCATGGTCAGGACAGAGGCGCCGGAGGATGCACCTGGCATCCAGGAACTGTACAGGTGCTGGCTGCAGGGCGAGGGCTCGGAGCGTGCTGGCCGCCTGCTGCACACAAGCTACCACGCGGTGGAGAAGGCCAGCTCCAGCCTCGGCATCAGGTGGTAGGAGGCCTCCTCGCCAGCCTTCTAGGCCCACCACAGCCCGCACCCGGACTCCCGGGAAGGTCGTGTCCCGAGACCCCGGGGACCACCCCCAAAACGCGGACGTCAGCTGTGGGGATGTGCCGGAGCCCATACAGAAACGAGCCTCAGGACCCATAGCCAGGACAGGTGTGCTCGTCCTGACTGCCGACTGCAGGAGGTCAGATGGTCCACAGGGTCCCAGAACCTCCCCACAGGCCCAGCTCTGCGAGCAGGGTGCTGGCCACTCCTGCCTTGTGGCCCAAGTGTGTGAGGGTTTCAGCCGGTCCCGTGGGCTGCACAAGGCAGAACAAAAGTAGGAGCCAGGCTCCCACCGAAGCCAGGCTGTGAAGGACAGTGATGGGCTGCGCCTGCCGGGCCGGTCAAACTTGGAGCCCAGCGTGAGGAACCCTACTGCGCTGGATGGCGTAGAATGCTGGCAGGAGAAGGGCGCCCAGCCTGCGACACCCCCTGCTGGGGTACAGCACCTGCCCCACCTGGGACTGGGCACTGATGATGCCAGGCATGGCCTCTGGGACCTGATAGCTTGCGTTCTCTGGGCAGAATTCcagatgggaagcaggctctgtgagagAGACCGCTGAGACTAGGCACGAAGTCCCTTCTCCATttacaggagtgggggagaggacagATCAGGCTGAGCCCACAGGCCTTTCCTTACCAAGTTCCAAGTCTAATAAAGGGATCTCTCTCCCGATGGTTTCTCTCCGAGAGCATCCACCAGCATCAAAAAAGTCTTTCAAAGCTTTATTCAAAGTTCAGAAGCCCCGTGCACCCCACTAGGCTGCTTCCCAAACACCCAGGTCTCAGGGCTCACATGCACCCCAGAGAGGGGCCTCATATGTCCCCTGCCAGGGTGCCTACCCTCcaaagccagccagccagctgggTGGGGCCATGAAAGGTTCCAGACGCAACCCTCCTGTGGGCTCAATGTGCCGAGGGTTGAAGGAGAAGAGATGTGCTGCCGGGCCGCACGGTGGGTCCACTTGGGGCTCACTTCTGTTGGGGTGTGCTCAGGGCCCCCACTGCAGTGCCAGGAGAGCCCGGGCCTGCGGCTGCAGGGGCTCAGCTGCCCGCTCGAAGCTTGCCCGCTCCCTGCAGAGTGCCTCCAGGACCTCGGCCGGGGCCGCCTTCCCCGTGAACTTGCACACAGGCTCTTCTCTGCGGGGAGAGGGGGCGCCGTGGGGACTCTCCCTGGGGACACTGCCGGGTGGGTGCTGGCAGAGGACACTTAGTGAGCAGCCTCTCCCTGGTGCAAGTCAGCCCAATAACCAGTTCCCTGGCACCTCCTGCAGAGCCCAAGTGGCTGTCGAGTCGGGCTCAAGGCCAGCAGGCCGGCCCTCAGGCAGCCTGCTCGGTGGGACAGCCCCTGGAGTGGGCACAGGGCCCCCACAAGAAGGCCTGGGATGCCGACCAGTACTCACGCCACCCTTAGGAAGGGGTTGTAGAGGAGCTCCTCGCCCAGGGTGGATGGCACTGTGGGCATGTCGTCCTCATCCCTCTTCTGGAATGACCACAGGCCCTTGTCACAGCCTTGTCTCGAGAGCCCCAGACAACTCCGCTCCACTCAGCCCCGCCCCTTCctgggggcaggagcagaagaAGGGCTGCCTCGCCCCATCTAGTACTTGAGGGCAGCCACCCTTGGGTCAGTTCTGCCAGCTGCCCAGCCCCTTGTCCGAGGCCACCAATCCCTCCCCTCACCAATAGGAGCCTCAGTCAGCAGGATACTCAAGGCTAAGCCAGGTCTGATCACTCCAGGCCAGTCATGCCTGACTCCCCCTGCAGTGCCCCTCCTCCGTCCCAATCTTCATCCACCCTCCAAACCTCGCCATTCAGAGGAGTGGCCGCACCTTGGCCCATGACAGCTTGGCCCTCACGTGGTCATTGCCGGGCTCCACTTTCTGTGCAAACTCAAGGTTGCCCAGCGTGTGCTCGTGGCCACAGAACACCTTCTGGAGAAAGGAGGCACTCAGAGGGTGCACAGTGCTGCCACAGGCAGTGATGGGGGAAGGCGCTCACCGGGGCTGGCCTGGACCCTCCCTGGACCCCAGAACCCCAGGCCTGATCTGCCTGGACTCCTTGGCTAAGGTTCACTCTGTATGTCTGGCACAAGGCAGGTACAGAGTGTGGAGGTTGTGCAGGGACTCTGGACCCTGCAGGAAGGCAAGGGATGCCGGCTCACCGTCTCGGGGGGCAGCGTACCCAGGGTCTCGACCAAGCTCTGATACATTTGCTGAGCTGTGCTCTCCAGGCGCAAGCCACAGCCACCCACCGACAGCGCATCCCCTGGGGAGGAGAGCAGGTCAGGGAAGGTGGGGCGGGGTcagagggaggtggggctggTGGGGTAGGGCGACCAGTACCCGAGAACACAGCCGGCGGATCAGGACAGTCCTCTTCCCATAGGAAGTAGCTCATGTGGCCGGAGGTGTGGCCCGGCGTCAGGAGACAGCGCACATGGATGGCCCCAAACTGCCGCAGAGGGGCAAGCGGCTGGTGACGCGGGAGGGCCCGCGGCgccattcccaccccccaccccgcccccggacCGGCCCTCACCTGCAGCTCCTCGCCGTGCACCAGCCTGCGGGTCAGTGCGCAGATGCGCTCGTCCGCGCCCAGCACGGCCAGCCCCGGCCGCAGCCGCGCCAGCTCCGCGTTACCCCGCGCATGGTCCCTGCGGACGGGGCGGAAGCAGGATCAGAGGCGGGTCGGAGTGGGGCAGGGGCGATGCCCTCGCGCCTCGGCCCGCCCCGACCGCGCTCACCAGTGGTGGTGGGTGGTCAGCACAGTGGTCAGTGACACCCCCTCCCGGCCCACGATCTCCAGCAGCTGAAAGGGATGGGAATTAGGGAGATTCGGCCGGGCCAGGTGGCCGCCCCCCACCCACGCTAGGGCGCCAGGTGTGATGTACACAGACTGCCGGGCAGGCCAGGAACGGGTAGGGGTAGGGGAGACCCAGCAGACGATATCTGAGCGCCCCGTGCGTACAGAACAGTTAGGCACCAGGGAACGGGGAAAACGGAGGTGACGTGGTCCTAACTTGAGGGCAGACTCCAGATTAGAGAACAGGGGAAAGGCCTGCTCCAACCAGGGTGGTCGGGGCGGTGGGGGGACCCTCGGGGGCCAAGTTGCCTAGGCCCGCCGCGGCGCTCCCCGCCGCCCACAGGTTGCCCTCACCCTCTTGGGCACGGCCACGTCCACGGCCACAGCCTCCCGCGTGTGCTCCTCGATGACCAGGTACATGTAGTTATCCTCGAGCACAGGGATGACCTTGACCTTCATGGTCGCAAAGTCCAGGCACCCCGCGTCTTCTCCTAGAGAGGCCCCCCGCTTCTGAGCCCCTTCCCCTGGGCGGGGGCTTCCCTCAAAGCAGGGCTGGGCGAGGGAGGGGTCGGCTCCACACACACTTCGGGGGCCAGAAAGGGAGCCCGCCCCCTGCTCCGTGGACTTCCCGGAGGACCGGTGCGGAAGCCAACGCCCCAAGCTCAGGCGGTCCGGCCAAGTGCGGAGGCCAGCCCCCAGCGACGCCaacgccgccgccgcccgctgcgcaggccccgccccccgccgccggcCCGGTCCCCGCGACCGCACCGCCCGCTCCACGCTCAGGCCACGCCCCTCGCGACGATACGacctccccagccccgccccactCACCCCGCCTTCCCCTTGAGCCACGCCTTCCCGTGCCGCTCAGCGCTCTGCCTAAGCCACGCCCCTCGTCAAGGCCCCGCCCCTCTCcaggcccgccccgcccctcaaGCCCCCCTCCCGTCACGGCGCCACACGGGTCCCGAAATGTTCCCCTTACCCGCAAGGGCTGCGCCCGCCCCCCGACTGCGCGGACCGCTTGAGAGACAGCGGGACAGAGATGGGCCCAGGGCACTATCCTCAGGGCCCGAGCGGAGCGCGGCGCTCCGCCTGGCCGCCGCCACCGGCCCGCGCCCCGGCGCAGGGAACAAGCGTGCGCAGGCGGGGGCGCGCGCGTGCCCGGTGGGGGCCGCACGCACGTTCGGCCCCGCCACGCGGGGCGCTGCGGTGCGTCCTCCGCGAAGCCTTCCCGGCTCGGGAGCTGAGCCATTCCTCTTGAGACCCCCAGGCCTTAACTGGAACGTCTGCGTCCCCTTCCCTCAGGCTGGTGGTGAGAGAATCTGCAGTTTGTTCGCCTGCCCATCCCAGCGTCCGACCAGAAACAGCAGGCACACAGGGGGCGCCTGCTGAGTGTGTGAACCCCCACGGTAGAGCAGGGCACTCTGCGAGAGGAAAACGGCAACAGCAGCGGCCACTCTGTCTCACACCTTCCCAGGCTGGGCGCTCTCATGCACTCCTGGTTCCATCTGCGCCCAGGATAAATGCAGCGGTGCTGGTCTGCGTTTCGGAGAGGAGAAAACGGAAACCAAAAAGGACGGACCATGGAATGAGCTGAGAgagtccccctccccacctcctcagcCACCACCGAACTTCCCCTTCCCGACTGCCCTCGTGGGTGGGGCCCTCAGAGACCGGGGACCAGCAGGAGACCAACAGAGGCCTTAGCAACGCCCCAAGCCTCTGTGTTGCAGCAACAGGCCAGTAGGCAAGGTGGCACTGCACTTGGGCCAGACTTCCTTTTGCTTATGGAGCATgcagcagccccaggccccaggccggAGCCCCCACCCTG includes the following:
- the CIAO3 gene encoding cytosolic iron-sulfur assembly component 3 produces the protein MASLFSGVLQLTDLDDFIGPSQDCIKPMKVDKRSGSGVAKIHIEDDGSYFQVTQDGGTRKLEKAKISLDDCLACSGCVTSAETVLITQQSHEELRKVIDANKTAAPGQQKLVVVSVSPQSRASLAAQFGLNPTDTARKLTAFFKKIGVHYVFDTSFSRNFSLLESQREFVQRFRGQAGSQQALPVLASACPGWICYAEKTHGSFLIPYLSTVRSPQQVMGSLVKDFFAQQQHLTPDSIYHVTVMPCYDKKLEASRPDFFSQDYQTRDVDCVVTTGEVFKLLEEEGVSLSELEPAPLDSLCSSVSAQEPSSHRGGGSGGYLEHVFQHAARELFGIHVDEITYRPLRNKDFQEVTLEKEGQIVLHFAAAYGFRNIQNLVQKLKRGRCPYHYVEVMACPAGCLNGGGQLKAPNTPGKELLQRVETLYSMVRTEAPEDAPGIQELYRCWLQGEGSERAGRLLHTSYHAVEKASSSLGIRW
- the HAGHL gene encoding hydroxyacylglutathione hydrolase-like protein isoform X3; this translates as MKVKVIPVLEDNYMYLVIEEHTREAVAVDVAVPKRLLEIVGREGVSLTTVLTTHHHWDHARGNAELARLRPGLAVLGADERICALTRRLVHGEELQFGAIHVRCLLTPGHTSGHMSYFLWEEDCPDPPAVFSGDALSVGGCGLRLESTAQQMYQSLVETLGTLPPETKVFCGHEHTLGNLEFAQKVEPGNDHVRAKLSWAKRRACVQVHGEGGPGRGPGGTLQGAGKLRAGS
- the HAGHL gene encoding hydroxyacylglutathione hydrolase-like protein isoform X1 codes for the protein MKVKVIPVLEDNYMYLVIEEHTREAVAVDVAVPKRLLEIVGREGVSLTTVLTTHHHWDHARGNAELARLRPGLAVLGADERICALTRRLVHGEELQFGAIHVRCLLTPGHTSGHMSYFLWEEDCPDPPAVFSGDALSVGGCGLRLESTAQQMYQSLVETLGTLPPETKVFCGHEHTLGNLEFAQKVEPGNDHVRAKLSWAKKRDEDDMPTVPSTLGEELLYNPFLRVAEEPVCKFTGKAAPAEVLEALCRERASFERAAEPLQPQARALLALQWGP
- the HAGHL gene encoding hydroxyacylglutathione hydrolase-like protein isoform X2 is translated as MKVKVIPVLEDNYMYLVIEEHTREAVAVDVAVPKRLLEIVGREGVSLTTVLTTHHHWDHARGNAELARLRPGLAVLGADERICALTRRLVHGEELQFGAIHVRCLLTPGHTSGHMSYFLWEEDCPDPPAVFSGDALSVGGCGLRLESTAQQMYQSLVETLGTLPPETVFCGHEHTLGNLEFAQKVEPGNDHVRAKLSWAKKRDEDDMPTVPSTLGEELLYNPFLRVAEEPVCKFTGKAAPAEVLEALCRERASFERAAEPLQPQARALLALQWGP